A genome region from Crossiella equi includes the following:
- a CDS encoding HAD domain-containing protein → MTPLILLDVDGPLSPFAAKAPPPGYAEHRIRLSRWRRKPELRFWLNAGHGAALLELASAGAELVWATSWEQRANQHIGPVLGLPSLPVIHFTDPRLDWTWKYPTVARYAGRRPLLWFDDDFDLYPRHRDEFLVAREGVPTELVRVSPRTGLTEEHLDFAREWLTQCVPPVSPGDGPANSG, encoded by the coding sequence GTGACGCCGCTCATCCTCCTGGACGTGGACGGCCCGCTCAGCCCGTTCGCGGCCAAGGCCCCGCCGCCCGGGTACGCCGAGCACCGCATCCGGTTGTCCCGGTGGCGGCGCAAGCCCGAGCTGCGGTTCTGGCTCAACGCCGGGCACGGGGCCGCGCTGCTGGAGCTGGCCTCGGCCGGGGCCGAGCTCGTGTGGGCCACCTCCTGGGAGCAGCGCGCCAACCAGCACATCGGGCCCGTGCTCGGGTTGCCCTCGTTGCCGGTCATCCACTTCACCGATCCGCGCCTGGACTGGACCTGGAAGTACCCGACCGTGGCGCGGTACGCCGGGCGGCGGCCGCTGCTGTGGTTCGACGACGACTTCGACCTCTACCCGCGCCACCGGGACGAGTTCCTGGTGGCGCGGGAGGGGGTGCCGACCGAGCTGGTGCGGGTGAGCCCGCGGACCGGGCTGACCGAGGAGCACCTGGATTTCGCCCGGGAGTGGTTAACCCAGTGTGTTCCCCCGGTTTCCCCTGGTGACGGACCCGCCAACAGCGGTTGA
- a CDS encoding NAD(P)/FAD-dependent oxidoreductase has translation MAAVKSQPTRILVVGGGYVGMYTALKLQAKLRASEASVTVVDPQPHMTYQPFLPEAAAGSIEPRHVVVPLRRVLKRCHVLTGRVTEINHADKRAIVASPTGDLESVAYDVLVVALGSVARTLPIPGLAERGIAFKTVGEAIYLRNHVLSRMDLASTTDDPELRKKLLTFVVIGGGYAGIEALAELEDMSRYATRYYKNITPEDMNWVLVEAAGRVMPEVSPKMGVYTVETLEERGIKCFLDTRVESMVDGHVVLSDGTEFDAETIVWTAGVKANPVLEQTDLPLDARGRVRCTANLQVEGKPDAWAAGDNSSVPDLSRTEEDPTATCSPSAQHAVRQAVHLADNILASLRGKKLKPYRHKYAGSVASLGLYKGVADVYGIKLKGFPAWFMHRTYHVSRMPTFNRKFRVLIDWTLALLFRREVVSLGQINDPKAEFARVTAS, from the coding sequence ATGGCTGCTGTGAAGTCGCAACCGACCCGGATCCTGGTCGTCGGTGGGGGCTACGTCGGTATGTACACCGCACTGAAGCTGCAGGCCAAGCTGCGCGCGAGCGAGGCGTCCGTGACGGTCGTCGACCCGCAGCCGCACATGACCTACCAGCCGTTCCTGCCGGAGGCCGCAGCCGGTTCCATCGAACCGAGGCACGTCGTCGTGCCGTTGCGCCGGGTCCTCAAGAGGTGTCACGTGCTCACCGGGCGCGTGACCGAGATCAACCACGCCGACAAGCGAGCCATCGTCGCCTCGCCGACCGGCGACCTGGAGTCCGTGGCCTACGACGTGCTCGTCGTCGCCCTCGGCTCGGTCGCCCGAACCCTGCCCATCCCCGGTCTGGCCGAGCGCGGCATCGCGTTCAAGACCGTGGGCGAGGCGATCTACCTGCGCAACCACGTCCTGTCCCGCATGGACCTGGCCTCCACCACCGATGACCCCGAGCTGCGCAAGAAGCTGCTGACCTTCGTGGTCATCGGCGGCGGCTACGCGGGCATCGAGGCCCTGGCCGAGCTCGAGGACATGTCGCGGTACGCAACGCGGTACTACAAGAACATCACGCCCGAGGACATGAACTGGGTCCTCGTGGAGGCGGCCGGCCGGGTGATGCCCGAGGTCAGCCCGAAGATGGGTGTCTACACCGTGGAGACCCTCGAGGAGCGCGGCATCAAGTGCTTCCTCGACACCCGCGTGGAGTCCATGGTGGACGGTCACGTGGTGCTCAGCGACGGCACCGAGTTCGACGCCGAGACCATCGTGTGGACCGCGGGCGTGAAGGCCAACCCCGTCCTGGAGCAGACCGACCTGCCCCTGGACGCGCGTGGCCGCGTGCGCTGCACCGCCAACCTCCAGGTCGAGGGCAAGCCCGACGCCTGGGCCGCCGGGGACAACTCCTCGGTACCGGACCTGTCACGGACCGAGGAAGACCCGACCGCCACGTGCAGCCCCTCGGCGCAGCACGCGGTGCGGCAGGCCGTGCATCTGGCCGACAACATTCTGGCCTCGCTTCGGGGCAAGAAGCTGAAGCCCTACCGCCACAAGTACGCGGGCTCGGTAGCCTCACTCGGCCTGTACAAGGGCGTCGCCGACGTCTACGGGATCAAGCTCAAGGGCTTCCCCGCGTGGTTCATGCACCGGACGTACCACGTCAGCCGCATGCCCACGTTCAACAGGAAGTTCCGGGTCCTGATCGACTGGACCCTTGCGCTACTCTTCCGGCGCGAGGTCGTGTCACTCGGTCAGATCAATGACCCGAAGGCTGAGTTCGCACGCGTCACAGCAAGTTGA
- a CDS encoding ATP-grasp domain-containing protein gives MTAAGRGQEAAPRPSGPPAATEVLGPEPTAPETAPATVPAPAVTPSRATPLLLQGQDYYYRSPNTCLDFQERVHEMGLVEEDSGDPLPCVLVLARAADMEMNELSLALAERGIRMVRIDADRCLNLPLTVYTDAPLIELNLRLLRPILVWRRHFDISAVPVDQRTISGAYAADQWRSVINWLAQRQDWAHVNPTRATCQLDRLTQLSDAASFGLKVPRTAVTTQPGRTRPGGGRCIVKTAGQHLLEPRPGALHGLFPRPLDTSRAGDSPESAPVIVQQFLNSDGELRVFVVDEKLITYRVEKLDPAQLWVDPDAVKVTRTEVPDELADRLLKLARHWNVQVAAFDLLVVDGDHVFLEINVSCDWRWFEHRAGSTEVSDAVHDWVAGRFGELLDARAGI, from the coding sequence GTGACCGCCGCCGGACGGGGGCAGGAGGCCGCACCGAGGCCATCCGGTCCGCCAGCCGCCACCGAGGTGCTCGGCCCCGAGCCGACCGCCCCGGAGACGGCACCTGCCACCGTCCCCGCCCCGGCGGTCACCCCGTCCCGGGCCACACCCCTGCTGCTGCAGGGGCAGGACTACTACTACCGCTCGCCCAACACCTGCCTGGACTTCCAGGAGCGGGTGCACGAGATGGGCCTGGTCGAAGAGGACAGCGGTGACCCGCTGCCCTGCGTGCTGGTGCTGGCCCGCGCCGCCGACATGGAGATGAACGAGCTCTCGCTCGCCCTCGCCGAACGCGGCATCCGCATGGTGCGCATCGACGCCGACCGGTGCCTGAACCTGCCGCTCACCGTCTACACCGACGCCCCGCTGATCGAGCTGAACCTGCGCCTGCTGCGGCCCATCCTGGTCTGGCGGCGCCACTTCGACATCTCCGCGGTGCCCGTCGACCAGCGCACGATCAGCGGCGCCTACGCCGCCGACCAGTGGCGCTCGGTGATCAACTGGCTGGCCCAGCGCCAGGACTGGGCGCACGTGAACCCCACGCGCGCCACCTGCCAGCTGGACCGCCTCACCCAGCTCTCCGACGCCGCCTCGTTCGGGCTGAAGGTGCCGCGCACCGCGGTCACCACGCAGCCGGGCCGCACCCGCCCGGGCGGCGGCCGGTGCATCGTCAAGACCGCGGGCCAGCACCTGCTGGAGCCCCGTCCGGGCGCGCTGCACGGCCTGTTCCCGCGCCCGCTGGACACCAGCCGCGCCGGGGACAGCCCGGAGTCCGCGCCGGTCATCGTGCAGCAGTTCCTCAACTCCGACGGCGAGCTGCGGGTCTTCGTCGTGGACGAGAAGCTGATCACCTACCGGGTGGAGAAGCTCGACCCGGCGCAGCTGTGGGTCGACCCGGACGCGGTGAAGGTCACCCGCACCGAGGTCCCCGACGAGCTCGCCGACCGCCTGCTCAAGCTCGCCCGCCACTGGAACGTCCAGGTCGCCGCGTTCGACCTGCTCGTGGTGGACGGGGACCACGTGTTCCTCGAGATCAACGTCAGCTGCGACTGGCGCTGGTTCGAGCACCGCGCTGGCAGCACCGAGGTCTCCGACGCGGTGCACGACTGGGTGGCAGGCCGCTTCGGCGAGCTGCTCGACGCCCGTGCCGGGATATAA